The Chryseobacterium sp. 52 genome includes a region encoding these proteins:
- a CDS encoding TolC family protein, whose product MKKVWIIVFGLSCLGLSAQKKWSLRECVDYAVEHNLQVIQNQYSKQIQDSNLKMAKKEYLPSVSANMGNNVSFGQASLGTGSIRNDRFSNNAGLGADILIYNNGRLEKNVRKIQFDVEASQYDIETIKNDISLQIAQQYLTVLLNKEIVKISQSAVANAQKQYDRAKITTQVGTTAQTILAEAEAALAREKQNLKTADINVGRALFAIVQLLQLTEYKGFDVEDVNVSDTLPSQLKSVEEVLTTAYETRPEIKAAESRIKSAEAQTEVSRTAFWPTLTANAGVSSFYNNLLNNNGTINANQLSFFQQYKDNFGQNVGLSLNIPIFNKGITKLQVEQSKINQSVAKNTLEQQKQNVRQSVQKAQFDADANYETFLSAMETEKSTKLALEFADKSYTAGRTTIYEVNVARNNYANAQGSVAQAKYNYLFSLKLLNFYSGIPLTL is encoded by the coding sequence ATGAAAAAAGTTTGGATTATCGTTTTTGGATTAAGCTGTCTGGGGCTAAGTGCTCAGAAGAAATGGTCCTTAAGAGAATGTGTAGACTATGCTGTGGAGCATAATCTTCAGGTTATCCAAAATCAATATTCTAAACAGATTCAGGATTCTAATCTTAAAATGGCCAAAAAAGAATACCTGCCTTCTGTCTCTGCAAATATGGGGAATAACGTGAGTTTCGGGCAGGCGTCACTGGGTACGGGAAGTATCAGGAATGACAGATTCAGTAATAATGCCGGGCTTGGAGCTGATATCTTAATATACAATAATGGAAGGTTGGAGAAAAACGTCAGAAAAATCCAGTTTGATGTGGAAGCCAGCCAGTATGATATAGAAACGATTAAAAATGACATTTCTCTGCAAATTGCACAGCAGTATCTTACTGTTCTCCTGAATAAAGAGATTGTGAAGATCTCTCAGAGTGCGGTAGCAAACGCTCAAAAACAATATGACAGGGCAAAAATAACGACTCAGGTGGGAACCACTGCACAGACAATTCTGGCAGAAGCAGAGGCTGCTCTTGCAAGAGAAAAGCAGAATCTTAAAACGGCAGACATCAATGTCGGAAGAGCTCTTTTCGCAATTGTTCAGCTCCTTCAGCTTACGGAGTATAAAGGTTTTGATGTGGAAGATGTGAATGTATCTGATACATTGCCATCTCAGTTAAAATCCGTTGAAGAAGTTCTTACAACGGCTTATGAAACACGTCCGGAAATAAAAGCGGCAGAAAGCAGAATAAAGTCGGCAGAAGCTCAAACAGAAGTGTCAAGAACAGCATTCTGGCCTACGCTTACAGCTAATGCAGGCGTTTCTTCTTTCTATAACAACCTTCTGAATAATAATGGAACTATCAATGCCAATCAGCTAAGCTTTTTCCAGCAGTACAAGGATAATTTCGGTCAGAATGTAGGGCTTTCCCTGAATATTCCTATTTTCAATAAAGGAATTACTAAACTGCAGGTTGAACAATCTAAAATTAATCAGAGTGTTGCCAAAAATACCTTGGAGCAGCAGAAACAAAATGTAAGACAGAGTGTTCAGAAAGCGCAGTTTGATGCAGACGCCAATTATGAAACCTTCCTTTCGGCTATGGAAACAGAAAAAAGCACAAAGCTGGCTTTAGAGTTTGCGGATAAAAGTTATACGGCAGGAAGAACGACGATTTATGAAGTCAATGTGGCAAGAAATAATTATGCAAACGCGCAGGGATCAGTTGCTCAGGCAAAATATAATTATCTTTTCAGTCTTAAATTGCTGAATTTCTATTCGGGAATTCCATTAACTTTGTAA
- a CDS encoding bifunctional folylpolyglutamate synthase/dihydrofolate synthase, which translates to MTNGQYQEAVDWLFVQAPNYQIDGLKAYKPGLENITKLCAFFGNPQEKIRCIHIGGTNGKGSSSNMLASVLQDAGYKVGLYNSPHLIDFTERIKVNGKNCNKEFIFNFIQKLKTLPEDILPSFFEFTTIMAFEYFYQQKVDFAIIEVGLGGRLDSTNIIKPLVSAITNVQLDHQNILGDTIEEIAAEKAGIIKNNIPVVSGDETETVKNIIRQKAQSENAPFIDATTLQSDLASDLTGNYQKKNIRVVLALIEELKKLNILVSDENIEKGLLHVHQNTGFIGRWFEFSKDPLTICDTGHNQAGLEHVFSQLNSIDRHKHVILGFVNDKKIDEVMALLPENSEFYFAKPSVNRGRHPEDYENLLQEAKIFYTIFDSVQEAYLSAKEHCTNEEMIFIGGSNFVVGEFLEKNLEISE; encoded by the coding sequence ATGACAAACGGACAATATCAGGAAGCTGTAGACTGGCTTTTCGTACAGGCTCCCAACTATCAGATCGACGGCCTGAAGGCCTATAAACCTGGATTAGAAAACATTACAAAGCTTTGTGCTTTCTTTGGAAATCCTCAGGAAAAGATACGGTGCATCCATATCGGAGGAACGAACGGAAAAGGATCTTCCAGCAATATGCTGGCCTCTGTTCTTCAGGATGCAGGCTATAAAGTAGGTTTATACAACTCTCCGCACCTCATTGATTTCACAGAACGCATCAAAGTAAACGGGAAAAACTGCAATAAAGAGTTTATCTTTAATTTCATTCAGAAACTTAAAACTCTTCCCGAAGATATCCTTCCCTCTTTTTTTGAGTTTACCACCATTATGGCTTTTGAATATTTTTACCAGCAAAAGGTAGACTTTGCGATTATTGAAGTTGGGCTCGGCGGAAGACTGGACTCAACGAATATCATTAAACCTCTGGTTTCAGCCATCACCAATGTGCAACTGGATCATCAGAATATTTTAGGTGACACCATTGAAGAGATTGCTGCAGAGAAAGCAGGAATCATCAAAAATAATATTCCGGTTGTTTCAGGCGATGAAACTGAAACCGTAAAAAATATCATCAGACAAAAGGCTCAAAGCGAAAATGCCCCTTTTATTGATGCAACAACACTACAATCTGATCTGGCTTCCGATCTTACAGGAAATTATCAGAAGAAAAATATCCGTGTGGTTCTTGCCCTGATAGAAGAGCTTAAAAAACTAAATATCCTGGTTTCTGACGAAAACATTGAAAAAGGACTGCTTCATGTACATCAAAATACAGGTTTTATAGGCCGTTGGTTTGAGTTTTCCAAAGACCCTCTAACAATTTGTGATACCGGACACAATCAGGCAGGATTGGAACATGTATTTTCTCAACTGAATTCTATTGACAGACACAAACATGTCATTCTGGGGTTTGTAAATGATAAAAAAATAGATGAAGTGATGGCTCTTCTACCTGAAAATTCTGAATTTTATTTTGCAAAACCATCTGTCAACAGGGGAAGACACCCTGAAGACTATGAAAATCTGCTGCAGGAAGCAAAAATTTTTTACACGATTTTTGATTCAGTACAGGAAGCGTATCTTTCTGCAAAAGAGCATTGTACAAATGAAGAAATGATTTTCATCGGCGGAAGTAACTTTGTAGTGGGAGAATTTTTAGAAAAAAATTTGGAGATTTCTGAATAA
- a CDS encoding CPBP family intramembrane glutamic endopeptidase: MTEQRKFSRRAFIIPAIIVLISIVNLITGDCSRLTPEMWLMLVVGSLCVGFNEEMINRGQLIVALRSKYGEKGVWLISTAMFAVFHLPNIFFGTDLISLIQVPFAFGMGSVFYLARRTTGTLIAAMATHAIWDFSVFATKSPFMGAVAPFIGIVAVVVVVIQLAREKNRNQQS, encoded by the coding sequence ATGACTGAACAAAGAAAGTTCTCTCGCCGGGCGTTTATCATTCCCGCAATTATCGTTTTAATCTCAATTGTTAATTTAATTACGGGAGATTGCAGCCGATTAACCCCGGAGATGTGGCTGATGCTGGTGGTTGGTAGCCTTTGTGTCGGGTTCAATGAAGAAATGATCAACCGTGGTCAACTTATCGTTGCACTTCGCAGTAAGTATGGAGAAAAAGGAGTATGGCTGATTTCAACCGCAATGTTTGCCGTGTTTCACTTACCCAATATATTTTTTGGAACAGACTTGATAAGTCTCATCCAGGTACCTTTCGCCTTTGGTATGGGGTCGGTGTTCTACTTAGCTCGTCGTACAACAGGAACTCTTATTGCAGCCATGGCTACACACGCAATTTGGGACTTCTCCGTATTTGCAACAAAGTCTCCTTTTATGGGGGCTGTCGCACCATTCATCGGCATCGTGGCTGTTGTTGTCGTTGTTATTCAGCTGGCTCGTGAGAAGAACAGGAATCAACAATCTTAA
- a CDS encoding glycosyltransferase family 9 protein: MTRILAYRFSAFGDVAMTAPVFREFLEQNPDVEIIMVSRKNFESLFADIPNVIFKGINLDEYKGLFGLRRLANELIKEFNPDYIANLHDVIRTKILDKIYRRKGLKVFKINKGKEEKEELTDVWNLNKVQLRKTVERYADVFREMGFTVELSHQLRPVPGQKSGIGLAPFAQHKGKMLPLEKSYELARILAQKHTIYFFGGGKKETETLEKWESEIPNTKSLSGKLNLSEELHKISELELMISMDSANMHLASLMGTRCVSIWGSTHPYAGFLGFGQSENDVVQVKDLTCRPCSVFGDKECYRGDWACLEELNIQKIVKAVSL; encoded by the coding sequence GTGACCAGAATTCTAGCATATCGTTTTTCCGCTTTCGGTGATGTTGCAATGACAGCACCGGTCTTCAGAGAATTTCTGGAGCAGAATCCTGATGTGGAAATTATTATGGTTTCCCGAAAGAATTTTGAGAGCTTATTTGCTGATATCCCGAATGTTATATTTAAAGGAATTAACCTCGATGAGTATAAAGGTCTTTTTGGACTGAGAAGATTAGCCAATGAACTGATCAAAGAGTTTAATCCGGATTATATAGCGAATCTTCATGATGTGATCAGAACCAAAATTTTGGATAAGATCTATAGAAGAAAAGGACTTAAAGTCTTTAAAATAAACAAAGGGAAAGAAGAAAAGGAGGAACTCACAGATGTCTGGAATCTGAATAAAGTACAGCTAAGAAAGACCGTAGAGCGGTATGCGGATGTTTTTCGTGAGATGGGCTTTACAGTAGAGCTTTCTCATCAACTGAGACCTGTTCCCGGACAAAAATCAGGGATAGGCCTGGCGCCTTTCGCACAGCATAAAGGAAAAATGCTTCCTTTGGAAAAATCCTATGAACTGGCCAGAATTTTGGCTCAAAAACACACGATATACTTCTTTGGAGGCGGTAAAAAAGAAACCGAAACCCTCGAGAAATGGGAAAGTGAAATCCCGAATACCAAAAGTCTTTCAGGAAAATTAAACCTGTCGGAAGAACTTCACAAAATCTCTGAACTGGAATTGATGATCTCTATGGATTCTGCCAATATGCACCTTGCAAGTCTTATGGGAACCAGATGTGTTTCTATTTGGGGATCAACACATCCTTATGCGGGATTTTTGGGCTTTGGACAAAGCGAAAATGATGTGGTTCAGGTGAAAGACCTTACCTGCAGACCCTGTTCTGTTTTTGGCGATAAGGAATGCTATCGCGGTGACTGGGCATGTCTTGAAGAGCTTAACATCCAGAAAATCGTAAAGGCAGTTAGTCTTTAA
- a CDS encoding SufE family protein, with protein MTIKEKQQEIIDEFAFLDDWEQKYEYIIDLGKELKGLPEDRKTDDNLIKGCQSKVWIDAEFKDGKLFFDADSDGILPKGIVSLLVSIYSGHSMQEILDSDFEFIAEIGLQEFLSPSRANGLMAMTKQIKFYAVAYQLKA; from the coding sequence ATGACCATTAAAGAAAAACAGCAAGAAATAATCGACGAATTTGCATTTCTTGATGACTGGGAGCAGAAATATGAGTATATTATTGATCTTGGAAAAGAGCTGAAAGGTCTGCCTGAAGACAGGAAAACAGATGATAATCTGATCAAAGGCTGTCAGAGTAAGGTTTGGATCGATGCTGAATTCAAAGACGGTAAGCTCTTTTTTGATGCTGATTCTGACGGAATTCTTCCTAAAGGGATCGTTTCTCTTTTGGTAAGTATCTACAGTGGACATTCTATGCAGGAGATCTTAGATTCTGATTTTGAATTTATTGCTGAGATTGGACTTCAGGAATTTCTTTCGCCATCCAGAGCAAACGGATTAATGGCGATGACCAAACAGATCAAATTTTACGCAGTTGCCTACCAGCTAAAAGCTTAG